The following proteins are co-located in the Colletotrichum lupini chromosome 4, complete sequence genome:
- a CDS encoding glycosyl hydrolase family 3 N terminal domain-containing protein: protein MDPSKEGLLGDKSRRSYDGESDDGSDIDATDYLERNEQKQESRFPKPAFLSARPRGCIAAFRRLFQGRSKLCLLITAVVFIMWVFISAGGAVMYKKFKGAPPTGLSPPWYPTPKGGISKNWAESYQKAGEMVAKMTLPEKVNITTGTGWMMGLAVGTTGPAVHVGFPQLQLQDGPLGIRFADNATAFPAGVTVGATWNKELMYQRGKAHGQEARGKGINVLLGPCVGPLGRLPAGGRNWEGFGADPYLSGIAAAETIKGIQEEGVMATIKHFVANEQEHFRQSWEWGLPNAISSNIDDRAMHELYAWPFLDAVKAGVASVMCSYNQVNNSYACDNSKLLNGILKDEMGFQGFVMSDWLAQRSGVGSALAGLDMTMPGDGLFWQNGKSLWGPELTRAVLNGSVPVERLDDMAVRIVASWYKLGQDDKKLYPDELPNFSSWTNDKMGTLAPGSKTPQPEVEVNKYVHVQGNHSDIARRVAAEGTVLLKNKDVLPISRDGFIDAKRKRHEGKLKIGIYGEDAGPGNGPNYCADRGCNQGTLGSGWGSGAVEFPYLVTPVEALKKGFKSEKVELSEYLTNSPPFQKDPSVLHNQDVCIVFANADSGEGFLAWGGIGGDRNDLKLQKGGDDLILLVADNCGKGEGNSAGGDTIVVIHSVGPVEMERWIDHPGVKAVLYANLPGEESGNALADVIFGDVNPSGKLPYTIPKSLKDFGPGGQILYLPNGVVPQQDFSEGLYIDYRHFDKNNIVPRFEFGFGLSYTSFEFSNVTVKGVKEKSALPPPRPAPGAEPPKFSDKIPDKKVALFPEGFRKLEKYVYPYLDTVDDISSEPYPYPDGYEVKQPPSQAGGEEGGNPDLWETYVTIQADVTNTGAVAGKVVPQLYMSYPKNVHGVDFPVKVLRGFDKFNLEKGEKKTVTFNVTRRDLSYWDVRQQNWAMITFGEYSFLIGESSRHLTQMGSW from the coding sequence ATGGACCCAAGCAAAGAGGGACTCTTGGGCGACAAGTCCCGCCGCTCCTACGATGGAGAATCCGACGACGGCTCCGACATCGACGCCACGGATTACCTCGAGCGAAATGAACAGAAGCAGGAGTCAAGATTCCCCAAGCCCGCCTTCCTTTCCGCCAGGCCGCGGGGCTGCATTGCAGCTTTCAGAAGACTATTTCAGGGTCGCTCGAAGCTATGCCTGCTCATCACCGCTGTCGTCTTCATCATGTGGGTATTCATCAGCGCCGGAGGAGCCGTCATGTACAAGAAGTTCAAGGGCGCGCCCCCCACCGGTCTATCGCCACCATGGTACCCGACTCCAAAGGGTGGCATATCCAAGAATTGGGCAGAGAGCTATCAGAAAGCCGGAGAGATGGTCGCCAAGATGACGTTGCCTGAAAAGGTCAACATTACAACAGGAACTGGCTGGATGATGGGTCTCGCGGTTGGCACGACTGGCCCTGCCGTCCACGTTGGCTTCCCGCAGCTCCAACTACAAGATGGTCCCCTTGGTATCCGGTTTGCCGACAATGCGACAGCATTCCCTGCTGGCGTCACTGTTGGCGCTACTTGGAACAAAGAATTGATGTACCAGCGAGGCAAGGCCCATGGTCAAGAAGCCCGAGGCAAGGGAATCAACGTGCTCCTCGGACCCTGCGTTGGACCCCTCGGTCGACTGCCTGCCGGCGGCCGCAACTGGGAGGGCTTTGGCGCCGACCCCTACCTGTCGGGTATCGCTGCCGCTGAGACGATCAAGGGCATTCAGGAGGAGGGCGTCATGGCTACCATCAAGCATTTTGTTGCCAACGAGCAGGAACATTTCCGACAAAGTTGGGAGTGGGGATTGCCCAACGCCATCTCTAGCAACATCGACGACCGGGCCATGCACGAGCTGTACGCGTGGCCATTCCTCGATGCCGTCAAGGCTGGTGTTGCCAGTGTCATGTGCTCTTACAACCAGGTCAACAACTCGTACGCTTGCGACAACTCCAAGCTTCTCAACGGTATTCTAAAGGACGAGATGGGCTTCCAAGGCTTCGTAATGAGCGACTGGCTTGCACAACGTTCAGGTGTCGGCAGCGCTCTCGCAGGCTTGGATATGACAATGCCTGGCGATGGTCTATTTTGGCAGAATGGAAAATCTCTCTGGGGCCCCGAACTTACTCGAGCCGTCCTCAACGGATCCGTTCCCGTCGAACGATTGGATGATATGGCCGTTCGTATCGTTGCTTCCTGGTATAAGCTGGGCCAGGACGATAAGAAGCTTTACCCAGATGAGCTCCCCAATTTCTCCTCGTGGACCAACGACAAGATGGGTACCCTCGCTCCCGGTAGCAAGACACCCCAACCTGAGGTCGAGGTCAACAAGTATGTTCATGTGCAAGGCAACCATTCTGACATTGCCCGCCGCGTTGCTGCCGAGGGCACAGTGCTGCTCAAGAATAAGGACGTCTTGCCAATCAGCAGAGACGGCTTCATCGACGCGAAGCGCAAGCGCCACGAGGGCAAATTGAAGATTGGCATCTATGGCGAGGACGCTGGTCCAGGCAACGGCCCGAATTACTGCGCTGATCGCGGCTGCAACCAAGGGACACTGGGCTCGGGCTGGGGCAGTGGTGCTGTGGAATTCCCGTACCTCGTTACTCCTGTCGAAGCCTTGAAGAAGGGTTTCAAGTCTGAGAAAGTTGAGCTGTCCGAGTATCTCACAAACTCGCCCCCATTccaaaaggacccctctgtGCTGCACAACCAGGACGTCTGCATCGTATTTGCGAACGCGGACTCGGGAGAAGGCTTCCTGGCATGGGGAGGCATTGGCGGTGATCGAAACGATCTCAAGTTGCAAAAAGGAGGAGACGATCTGATCCTCCTGGTTGCTGACAATTGCGGCAAGGGTGAAGGCAACTCAGCAGGTGGTGATACCATCGTTGTCATTCATTCGGTAGGACCCGTCGAAATGGAACGCTGGATCGACCATCCCGGTGTCAAGGCCGTCCTCTACGCCAACCTTCCAGGAGAGGAGAGTGGAAACGCGCTAGCGGACGTGATCTTTGGCGATGTCAACCCCAGTGGCAAGCTGCCGTATACGATCCCCAAGTCTCTGAAGGACTTTGGACCTGGCGGACAGATCTTGTACCTACCCAACGGCGTGGTGCCCCAGCAAGACTTCTCTGAAGGACTCTACATCGACTACCGACACTTTGACAAGAACAACATTGTACCTCGTTTTGAATTTGGATTCGGTCTTTCATACACAAGCTTCGAGTTTTCCAATGTCACCGTCAAGGGCGTCAAGGAAAAGAGCGCACTTCCTCCACCTCGTCCAGCGCCCGGGGCGGAGCCACCAAAATTCAGCGACAAGATCCCTGACAAGAAGGTGGCTTTGTTTCCGGAGGGGTTCCGCAAGCTCGAGAAATATGTGTACCCATACTTGGACACAGTTGACGATATTTCTTCAGAACCGTACCCTTATCCAGACGGATACGAGGTGAAGCAACCTCCATCCCAAGCCGGCGGTGAAGAGGGCGGTAACCCCGATCTGTGGGAGACATATGTCACCATCCAGGCGGACGTCACCAACACCGGCGCTGTAGCAGGCAAGGTCGTCCCCCAGTTGTACATGTCGTACCCGAAGAATGTGCACGGCGTGGACTTCCCCGTCAAGGTCCTTCGCGGATTTGACAAGTTCAACCTGGAGAAGGGCGAGAAGAAGACCGTCACGTTCAATGTGACACGCCGCGACCTCAGTTACTGGGACGTACGGCAACAGAACTGGGCGATGATTACGTTTGGAGAGTATTCGTTCCTTATTGGCGAGAGCTCGAGGCATCTGACGCAAATGGGCAGTTGGTAA
- a CDS encoding ABC transporter, whose product MRYGAPRIAEARSPCSRALSLPLSPSDPSLRVLVVASMPHPVTPPLSQQEQHQANMTVVAKGDAPPPPSQEEVSAFLNSIFTATTSAASVDAAYGLCEVLNNTVGYQGLTHYGILAEIKKAVANKKSPQLRECAQNLLGALFERMPPKSPLSEVVFLVQDATLVPAALDALADKGSVVRESAQYALDALFNNLSAEALVVGLLPVLHTYLSKRTGKWQGTAAALLLLQKIAEKAKQTVGSTQEQAEEQDVLREAIGTKLAGLIPIVEGGMHDLKAEVEKQSVQTMTALTALLSNDDVAPRVPLLIDTMHHPSTETLRKAIHALSMTTFVAIVTSPVLALLTPLLERSLNTPSTAQEVLRQTVVVVENLTKLVHDPIEARTFLPKLQPGVKGVYDRASLPEVRELAKRALDVIEKAMGDDKDVIERVSSEDVGKILDAEIKKSGGLAVTDIYKVARPYICEQVAEDVNHRFVQRISARIAPYLQALAPSSNIAIADSVQKYYVEEDERKYGVPEKEDDGETEIVNAHFSLAYGGMLLLSHTNLRLLKGHRYGLCGRNGAGKSTLMRSIANGKLEGFPPQDVLRTIYVEHNQGEDADISILDFVLKDEEIAARGRAKVVEVLDEFGFGSGPDERQSHKVGSLSGGWKMKLALARAMLKGADVLLLDEPTNHLDVANIAWLENYLKTHPDITSLIVSHDSGFLDNVTTDIYHYEPNKKLACYKGNLAAFVKVRPEAKSYYTLSASQVQFKFPPPGILTGVKSLTRAIIRMTNVSYQYPKAPKPSLAEVTCQLTLSSRVAIIGPNGAGKSTLIKILTGEVIPSTGKVEKHPNLRIGYIKQHALEHVEMHLEKTPNQYLQWRYANGDDREVHMKQTRMLSDKDREQMDKLIDLKDGKSARQLETIVGRQKYKKTFQYEIKWRGYLPKYNTQVSRETMIEWGFDKLIQEFDDHEASREGLGYRELQPTVISKHFEDLGLDPEIANHNEIGSLSGGQKVKVVIAGAMWNNPHLLVLDEPTNFLDRDSLGGLAVAIREFKGGVILISHNEEFVGALCSEQWHVNDGRVALRGNAAINLGSFEDNSSVPGSAIASTAVSSVANSAVNSAVNSGAEDNSEMKFRARKKKKKTKKELKEQEVRRRLRHIEWLNSPKGTPHPPDTDDEE is encoded by the exons ATGAGGTACGGAGCCCCGCG AATTGCAGAAGCGAGGTCCCCTTGTTCGCGCGCgctctctctccctctctcgCCCTCCGACCCCTCTCTCCGAGTGCTGGTTGTCGCTTCCATGCCTCACCCTGTAACCCCGCCCTTATCGCAGCAGGAACAACACCAAGCGAACATGACCGTCGTGGCCAAGGGCGATGCCCCTCCCCCGCCATCCCAAGAGGAGGTTTCCGCCTTCTTGAACTCCATCTTCACCGCGACCACTTCCGCCGCCTCAGTCGATGCCGCCTACGGTCTTTGCGAAGTCCTCAACAACACGGTCGGATACCAAGGTCTCACCCATTATGGCATTCTTGCCGAGATCAAGAAGGCTGTTGCCAACAAGAAGTCTCCTCAGCTTCGCGAGTGCGCCCAGAACCTGCTGGGTGCCCTCTTTGAGCGCATGCCCCCCAAGTCACCCTTGAGCGAGGTTGTCTTCCTTGTTCAGGATGCCACCCTCGTTCCTGCAGCTCTCGACGCCCTGGCCGATAAGGGCTCCGTCGTCCGCGAGTCTGCTCAATATGCGCTGGACGCCCTCTTCAACAACTTGAGCGCCGAGGCTCTCGTTGTCGGTCTGCTGCCCGTTCTTCACACCTACCTGTCCAAGAGGACCGGAAAGTGGCAGGGAACTGCTGCTGCCCTCCTCTTGCTCCAGAAGATCGCCGAGAAGGCCAAGCAGACTGTCGGCTCCACCCAGGAGCAGGCTGAAGAGCAGGATGTCCTCCGTGAGGCCATCGGAACAAAGCTGGCTGGCCTCATCCCCATCGTCGAGGGCGGCATGCACGACCTCAAGGCCGAGGTCGAGAAGCAGTCTGTCCAGACTATGACCGCCCTTACCGCCCTCCTTTCCAACGACGACGTCGCCCCTCGCGTGCCTCTTCTCATCGATACCATGCACCACCCCTCCACCGAGACTCTTCGCAAGGCCATCCACGCCCTGTCCATGACGACCTTCGTCGCCATCGTCACCTCTCCCGTCCTTGCTCTCTTGACGCCCCTGCTGGAGCGTTCCCTCAACACCCCCTCTACCGCTCAAGAGGTTCTCCGCCAGACCGTCGTTGTCGTCGAGAACTTGACAAAGCTGGTTCACGACCCGATCGAGGCCAGAACCTTCTTGCCCAAGTTGCAGCCAGGTGTGAAGGGTGTCTACGACCGCGCTTCCCTCCCCGAGGTCCGAGAGCTGGCTAAGAGAGCATTGGATGTCATTGAGAAGGCCATGGGTGACGACAAGGATGTCATCGAGCGTGTCTCGAGCGAGGACGTCGGCAAGATCCTTGATGCCGAGATCAAGAAGAGCGGCGGCCTTGCCGTCACCGACATCTACAAGGTGGCTCGCCCATACATCTGCGAGCAGGTTGCCGAGGACGTCAACCATCGTTTTGTTCAGCGCATCTCTGCACGCATCGCTCCCTACCTGCAGGCCTTGGCCCCGAGCTCTAATATTGCCATCGCCGACAGCGTTCAGAAGTACTACGTCGAGGAGGACGAGCGCAAGTACGGTGTTCCCGAGAAGGAGGACGACGGCGAGACGGAGATTGTCAATGCCCACTTCTCCCTGGCATACGGTGGCATGCTGCTGCTTTCCCACACCAACCTGAGACTGCTCAAGGGTCACCGCTACGGTCTTTGCGGTCGCAACGGTGCTGGCAAGTCCACGCTGATGCGCAGTATCGCCAACGGCAAGCTCGAGGGTTTCCCTCCCCAGGATGTTCTTCGTACCATTTACGTCGAGCACAACCAGGGTGAGGATGCTGATATCAGCATTTTAGACTTCGTCCTCAAGGACGAGGAGATCGCGGCTCGCGGTCGTGCCAAGGTCGTCGAGGTTCTTGATGAGTTCGGCTTCGGCAGTGGCCCTGACGAGCGCCAGTCGCACAAGGTCGGCTCCCTGTCTGGAGGATGGAAGATGAAGTTGGCTTTGGCTCGTGCTATGCTGAAGGGCGCCGACGTCCTGTTGTTGGACGAACCTACTAACCACTTGGATGTTGCCAACATCGCCTGGCTCGAGAACTACCTCAAGACCCACCCCGACATCACCAGTTTGATCGTTTCTCACGACTCCGGTTTCCTCGACAACGTCACCACGGATATTTACCACTACGAGCCCAACAAGAAGCTTGCCTGCTACAAGGGCAACCTCGCTGCCTTTGTCAAGGTTCGCCCCGAGGCAAAGAGCTACTACACGCTCTCCGCTTCCCAGGTTCAGTTCAAGTTCCCGCCCCCGGGTATCCTGACTGGTGTCAAGTCCTTGACCCGTGCCATTATCCGCATGACCAACGTCTCATACCAATACCCCAAGGCCCCCAAGCCCTCTCTCGCTGAGGTTACTTGCCAGCTTACTCTGTCGTCCAGAGTGGCCATTATCGGCCCCAACGGTGCCGGCAAGTCCACGCTCATCAAGATTCTTACTGGTGAGGTCATTCCCAGCACCGGAAAGGTCGAGAAGCACCCCAACTTGCGTATCGGGTACATCAAGCAGCACGCTCTTGAGCACGTCGAGATGCATCTTGAGAAGACCCCCAACCAGTACCTGCAGTGGCGTTACGCCAACGGTGACGATCGCGAGGTCCATATGAAGCAGACCCGTATGCTCTCCGACAAGGATCGCGAGCAGATGGATAAGCTCATCGATCTCAAGGACGGCAAGTCTGCTCGTCAGCTCGAGACTATCGTTGGTCGTCAAAAGTACAAGAAGACCTTCCAATACGAGAT TAAATGGCGTGGATACCTTCCGAAGTACAACACTCAGGTGTCTCGCGAGACCATGATCGAGTGGGGCTTCGACAAGCTCATCCAAGAGTTCGACGACCACGAAGCATCTCGCGAGGGTCTCGGTTACCGTGAGCTCCAGCCCACCGTTATCTCCAAGCACTTTGAGGACCTCGGTCTGGATCCTGAGATTGCCAACCACAACGAGATCGGCTCCCTGTCCGGTGGCCAGAAGGTCAAGGTTGTTATCGCTGGTGCGATGTGGAACAACCCTCACTTGTTGGTACTCGACGAGCCGACTAACTTCTTGGACCGTGACTCCCTCGGCGGTCTCGCCGTTGCCATTCGTGAGTTCAAGGGCGGTGTCATCCTCATTTCCCATAACGAGGAGTTCGTCGGCGCCCTGTGCTCCGAGCAGTGGCACGTCAACGACGGCCGTGTCGCCCTCCGCGGCAACGCCGCTATCAACCTCGGCTCCTTCGAGGACAACAGCAGCGTACCCGGAAGCGCCATCGCCTCCACCGCCGTCTCCTCCGTCGCCAACAGTGCCGTCAACAGCGCGGTCAACTCTGGCGCCGAGGATAATTCTGAAATGAAGTTCCGCGccagaaagaagaagaagaagaccaaGAAGGAGCTCAAGGAGCAGGAGGTCCGTCGTCGTCTGAGACACATTGAGTGGCTCAACAGCCCCAAGGGAACACCCCACCCTCCCGACACGGATGACGAGGAATAA
- a CDS encoding beta-1,3-glucan-binding protein yields the protein MDQDQYNQGYYSRPAAGMPSQATTATGTPLRPGTPNTENSRNPFGDGVESQASQRGPMAGTPMGTNPFGTPAVSRPASSFGSSSAIGARFDERSQRYFHTRRIRKEDIEKPWLDKADPKEKWVTIIPIVGIFIGLAVSGFLVWDGIRSVVKHKYCPVLIEDFSGSSLDSNIWTQEVQVGGFGNGEFQMTTADNENVFLKDGNLVIRPTLQDSALIEKDTEIDLLKDGTCTSTEFSACVTATNTTSGNSSIVPPTKSGRINTKKGATLKYGRVEVVAKLPKGDWLWPAIWMMPVEDTYGAWPLSGEIDIMESRGNNWTYAQGGNNIVSSALHWGPDQANDAWWRTNNKRQALHTTYGDEFNTFGLEWSQKYLFTYVNSRLLQVLYTNFDEPMWKRGDFPQTNSNGSRLEDVWSQTGRSNTPFDQKFYLIINVAVGGTNGWFEDGQSGKPWVGSSPNAKKDFWNARDQWYPTWTQPELTVQKVSMWQQCDGNEEL from the exons ATGGATCAGGACCAGTACAATCAGGGCTACTACTCCCGCCCAGCAGCTGGAATGCCTTCACAGGCCACCACTGCTACCGGAACCCCCCTTCGCCCCGGCACGCCCAACACTGAAAACAGCAGAAATCCTTTTGGCGATGGTGTCGAGTCCCAAGCTTCTCAGAGAGGGCCCATGGCCGGTACACCAATGGGCACGAACCCATTCGGCACGCCTGCCGTTTCCCGACCTGCCTCGAGCTTCGGCTCGTCCAGTGCCATCGGCGCACGCTTCGATGAGCGATCCCAGCGGTACTTCCACACCAGACGTATCCGTAAGGAGGATATCGAGAAGCCTTGGTTGGACAAGGCTGACCCCAAGGAGAAATGGGTCACCATCATTCCTATTGTCGGTATCTTCATTGGTCTCGCTGTCTCTGGCTTCCTCGTCTGGGACGGTATCAGAAGTGTCGTCAAGCACAAGTACTGCCCTGTGCTCATTGAGGATTTCTCCGGCAGCAGCCTGGATTCAAACATTTGGACCCAGGAGGTGCAAGTCGGCGGCTTTGG TAATGGCGAATTCCAGATGACCACTGCCGACAACGAGAACGTCTTCCTCAAGGACGGCAACTTGGTCATCCGTCCCACTCTTCAAGACTCCGCTCTTATTGAGAAGGACACCGAGATTGACTTGCTCAAGGACGGAACTTGCACTTCCACCGAGTTCTCCGCCTGTGTAACTGCCACCAACACTACTTCTGGCAACTCTTCCATTGTCCCCCCTACTAAGTCTGGTCGCATCAACACCAAGAAGGGTGCCACTCTCAAGTATGGCCGCGTCGAAGTTGTCGCCAAGCTGCCCAAGGGTGATTGGCTCTGGCCCGCTATCTGGATGATGCCCGTCGAGGATACCTATGGTGCTTGGCCCCTTTCGGGTGAGATTGATATCATGGAGTCTCGCGGTAACAACTGGACCTATGCCCAGGGCGGTAACAACATCGTCTCCTCTGCCCTGCACTGGGGCCCCGACCAGGCCAACGATGCCTGGTGGAGAACCAACAACAAGCGTCAGGCCCTGCACACGACCTATGGTGATGAATTCAACACCTTCGGTCTGGAATGGTCCCAGAAGTACCTCTTCACCTACGTCAACAGTCGCCTGCTCCAGGTCCTCTACACCAACTTTGACGAACCCATGTGGAAGCGTGGTGACTTCCCCCAGACTAACTCTAACGGTTCCCGCCTGGAGGACGTCTGGAGTCAAACTGGCCGTTCCAACACTCCCTTTGACCAGAAGTTCTACCTCATCATCAACGTGGCCGTCGGTGGTACCAACGGCTGGTTCGAAGATGGCCAGTCTGGCAAGCCGTGGGTTGGAAGCAGCCCCAACGCCAAGAAGGACTTCTGGAATGCCCGCGACCAGTGGTACCCCACGTGGACCCAGCCCGAGCTCACTGTCCAGAAGGTTTCCATGTGGCAGCAGTGCGACGGCAACGAGGAGCTGTAA
- a CDS encoding fasciclin domain-containing protein yields MAVPKGSFDALIIAAVVLIGFWISDPCRVAVVRIFVRGTSPRSLDINKFCVCETIKSNFQQKYPEVILKLPNYDGVTIVAPSNSAFDNIPGTQLNGIWNESDASIAVPILEYHILQGTVSTGALESGPSVLRSSLLLNKAWTNVTAGQNVLVNKQPGDVIVFTSSEGIRTTQVEGDIKFAGGLIQVVDNLMIPPARLENTTDSFKLPAFLGALYAANLIPSMSEEKNVTIFAPRNEAFQRVAGSLNSLDETALKKFLNYHVVPGRILASSDLKNGTNLTTLATEDISVIRSGNNLFLNSAQIIQPDILVANGIMHIIDNVLNPDAPSMTPNPSAATQAPAYPESSASGLPFTTAIPCTVSCPVTTTASPTVASTRSSTMGVRTTTSPGAAVRTGVAAGAALLAGLAALA; encoded by the exons ATGGCCGTCCCGAAAGGCTCATTCGATGCTCTCATTATTGCTGCGGTCGTTCTGATCGGGTTTTGGATCTCCGACCCGTGCCGCGTTGCCGTCGTGCGTATTTTCGTGAGAGGAACATCGCCGCGAAGTCTCGACATCAA CAAATTCTGCGTGTGCGAGACCATCAAGTCTAACTTCCAGCAGAAATACCCCGAGGTTATCCTCAAACTGCCAAATTATGATGGCGTCACT ATCGTTGCGCCGTCAAATTCAGCCTTTGATAACATCCCGGGCACCCAACTAAACGGCATTTGGAATGAATCAGACGCCTCCATCGCCGTCCCCATCCTAGAGTACCACATCCTTCAAGGCACAGTTTCAACCGGCGCCCTTGAGTCGGGGCCGTCAGTCCTCCGATCCTCGCTCCTCCTGAACAAAGCCTGGACCAACGTAACCGCCGGACAAAATGTTCTCGTCAACAAGCAGCCGGGCGACGTCATCGTCTTCACCTCGTCCGAGGGCATCCGCACCACTCAGGTCGAGGGGGACATCAAGTTCGCCGGCGGACTCATCCAAGTCGTTGACAACCTCATGATCCCGCCTGCCAGGCTAGAGAACACGACGGACTCGTTCAAACTCCCGGCCTTTCTCGGCGCACTCTACGCCGCCAATCTCATCCCATCGATGTCAGAAGAGAAGAACGTCACAATCTTCGCGCCCCGGAACGAGGCCTTCCAACGCGTCGCTGGCTCCCTGAATAGCCTAGACGAAACCGCTTTGAAGAAGTTCCTAAACTACCACGTCGTCCCCGGTCGAATCCTAGCCTCCTCGGACCTGAAAAACGGCACCAACCTCACCACCCTCGCAACAGAGGACATAAGCGTCATCCGGTCCGGCAACAACCTCTTCCTCAACTCGGCGCAGATCATCCAGCCGGACATCCTCGTCGCTAACGGCATCATGCACATCATCGACAATGTGCTGAACCCAGACGCCCCGTCCATGACGCCGAACCCCAGCGCTGCCACCCAGGCGCCGGCTTACCCCGAGAGCTCGGCGTCCGGGCTGCCGTTCACGACGGCGATTCCCTGTACCGTCAGCTGTCCTGTGACAACGACTGCCAGTCCTACGGTGGCTTCAACGCGGTCTTCTACGATGGGGGTTAGGACTACGACTAGCCCCGGTGCGGCGGTGCGAACCGGTGTGGCTGCTGGTGCGGCTCTGCTTGCGGGACTTGCCGCGTTGGCCTAG